One Phoenix dactylifera cultivar Barhee BC4 chromosome 14, palm_55x_up_171113_PBpolish2nd_filt_p, whole genome shotgun sequence DNA window includes the following coding sequences:
- the LOC120113055 gene encoding GDSL esterase/lipase ACHE-like, translating into MKLSPLLLGYLSVLLLLSVPVSSSPCHFPAVVNLGDSNSDTGGLSAAFGPVRTPYGETFFRMPAGRYSDGRLIIDFIAESFGLPYLSAYLDSLGTNFRHGANFASAAATIMPQNTTLSQGGYSPFSLDVQLDEFLQFKSRSQTIYERGGVYRELMPRKEYFSRGLYTFDIGQNDITAFSFLNISANDYIPNALNEFSSVIKSIYEEGGRSFWIHNTGPLGCLSYVLLRMPLTAEQLDSAGCAIPYNQLAQQFNRMLNETVIQLRKDLPLAAIALVDIYSVKYKLISEATKYGFEQPLRVCCGYGGGEYNFDFNVRCSDTAEVNGTNVLLGKSCKDPSKSIIWDGVHYTEAANRWVFDQIKGGAFSDPPVPLSMACRREKP; encoded by the exons ATGAagctttctcctcttcttcttggcTACCTATCAGTTCTGCTGCTGCTCTCAGTCCCAGTCTCATCCTCGCCATGCCATTTCCCTGCCGTTGTCAATCTGGGCGACTCAAATTCAGATACAGGTGGTCTCTCAGCCGCCTTCGGGCCGGTCCGCACACCGTACGGTGAGACCTTCTTCAGGATGCCCGCAGGCAGGTACTCAGATGGCCGCCTTATCATCGACTTCATTG CTGAGAGCTTTGGATTGCCATACCTCAGTGCCTACCTTGATTCATTGGGCACGAATTTCCGGCATGGTGCTAATTTTGCGTCCGCAGCAGCTACAATTATGCCGCAGAACACAACCCTTTCTCAGGGTGGCTACAGTCCCTTCTCTTTAGATGTGCAGCTGGATGAGTTCTTGCAGTTCAAATCCCGGTCTCAAACGATCTACGAACGAG GAGGAGTTTACAGGGAATTGATGCCCAGAAAGGAGTACTTCTCTCGAGGGCTGTATACATTCGACATCGGTCAGAACGACATCACTGCCTTCTCTTTCCTTAACATATCGGCAAACGATTACATCCCGAATGCTTTGAATGAGTTCTCGTCGGTGATAAAG AGCATCTACGAGGAGGGAGGAAGGTCATTTTGGATCCACAACACTGGTCCTCTCGGCTGCCTTTCTTATGTTTTGTTACGAATGCCCCTCACAGCAGAACAGTTGGACTCTGCCGGCTGTGCCATTCCTTACAATCAATTAGCCCAGCAATTCAACAGGATGCTCAATGAAACAGTAATCCAGCTAAGAAAGGATCTTCCTCTCGCAGCGATCGCATTGGTCGACATATACTCCGTCAAGTACAAACTCATAAGTGAAGCCACAAAGTACG GATTTGAGCAGCCACTTAGAGTTTGCTGTGGATATGGTGGTGGCGAGTACAACTTCGATTTCAATGTGAGGTGCAGCGATACGGCTGAGGTGAATGGCACTAATGTTCTGCTCGGCAAGTCATGCAAGGATCCCTCAAAAAGCATTATTTGGGATGGAGTTCATTACACAGAGGCTGCAAACAGGTGGGTGTTTGATCAGATCAAAGGTGGGGCATTTTCAGATCCTCCCGTCCCATTGAGCATGGCATGTCGCAGGGAGAAGCCATGA